Within Cnuibacter physcomitrellae, the genomic segment GAGGCCGGGACAATCCGGGCTGCACACCGGCTGGAACGGCAGTGACAGCACCACCGCATCCCTGACCAGCGGTTCGAGGTCGACATGGTCGGCCTCGACCACAGAGTCAAAAGCTTCCTCAGAAGGATACGCGAAAAGCTCCTGGAATTCGACTTCGACAGGCTGGCTGATCTCGCGGAGGCAGCGGCCGCACTCCCCGTCGGCGACGGCGGTCACCTCGGCGGTGACGAGGATCCCCTCGTGCACCGACTCGAGTCGGGCGTCGACATGGAGTGTCGATCCCTGCTGCACGGCGAGGAGGCCCTCCCCCATCCGCTCGCTGAGCGTGATGTCGAGATCCTTCTCCCGCATCTCGCCAGGACGGCCCTCGAGGTCGCGGACGTTCAGCATGAACGGCGTCTTCTTGAACGTACTCACCGAAGCATTTTACTCGGTCGGCGGGTTGCGGTGGCGGTTCGCATCGATGACCTCGGCCGCTTCCGCTCTGAGCGCATCGATGACCGTGCGCACCGCGAGACGCTCGGCGCGGTCGGGTCGCATGAGCGCGTAGATGTGCCGTTCGGCGACGACGCCGCGGAGGTTCCGCAGCACGATCTGGTCGCGGTACGCCCCGCCCGCGGTGTAGCAGGGCAGGACCGCCACGCCGAGCCCGGCGGCGACGAACGCCTCGGTGACGCGGGTGTCACCGAAGCGCTGCACCACGTCCATCGGCGACCCGGCGGCGGCCGAGATGTCGTGGATCGTGCGCTCGAAGGGGTACCCCCAGGGCACCCCGATCCACTGCTCGCCGACGAGGTCCTCCGGGTCGAGCACCTCCTTCTGCGCCAGGGGATGACCGGGCGGGAGGGCGATGTCGAGCGGCTCGGTCATGAGCTTGACCGCGGTGACCTCGGTCGAGTTCCAGTTCTGCGGCGGATCGGTCGGCGAGTGGGCGAGCACGATGTCGAAGTCGGCCGTGAGGAGGGGGAACTCCGCGGAGTCCACGTCGCGGTCGGCGCAGGTGAGCACCAGGCCGCCCAGGGAGTCGAGGCGCTTCACGAGCCCCGGGAGCAGCATCTGACCTCCGGTCGGGAAGGTCGACAGCGAGACCTCGCCCGTGGGGTCGTTGCGGAACTCGTCCCACAGCGCCTCGGCTCGCTCGATCGCGACGGCGATGTCGGCGGCGCTGCGCGCGAGGGCACGGCCCGCGTCGGTCAGGACGATGCCGCGCCCGGACTTCTCCGTCAGGGGCAGCCCCGCCTCGCGCTCGAGCACGCGCAGCTGCTGCGACACCGCGCTCGGGGTGCGGTGGGTGGCCCGGGCGACCTCGGTGATGCTGCCGCGCTCGGCCAGCTCGCGGAGGAGTTCGAGTCTCCGTACGTCCATGAAGGGATACTACACGAGCACTTCAGAACTATGCGATTGTGCTAAAGGGAGGACCGTCCGAGAATGGTTGCAGACGCAACGAATCCCGTCCGTCTCGCACAGAAAGGTCCCGCCATGCTCGTCTTCCTCCTCATCCTCGCCGCCCTGGCCGTCATCGCCATCGCGGGCTCCGTCGTCGAGACGATCCTCGACGGGTACGGCACCCCCGCCATCCGGACGAACCAGGTCGCCCGGGCCTGAGCGCCGCCGTACCGAAGAACGCAGGGGCCCCGGCCTCACGTCGACGAGAGATCGATGTGACGCCGGAGCCCCTGCGTTCTTCGTGTCAGGCGTTCTCGAAGGCGGTGAAGGCCTCGTCGTAGATCGCCAGCGCCCGCGCCACCTCGTCGTCGGTGACGACGCACGGCGGCACGACGTGGATGCGGTTGTCGGCCGTGAACGGGAGCAGGCCCCGCGCGAGCAGGTCGCTCTTGAGCGCCCCGACTCCGGATGCCGACAGCGGCTCACGGCTGTCGCGGTCGGCGACGAGGTCGAGCGCCCAGAAGACGCCGAGGCCCCGCACGTCGCCGATGGTCCTGTGCTTCTCCGCCAGCTCCGCCAGGCCCGGCGCGAGCAGGTCGGCGCCGACGTGGGCGGCGTGCGCCACGATGCCCTCGGACTCCATCGCGTCGAGGGTGCCGACGATGGCCGCCATGGCCAGGGGGTGACCGGAGTAGGTGAGACCTCCGGGGTAGACCGCATCGTCGAACTGCTCCGCGATCGCGGGCGAGATGATGACGCCGCCCGCGGGCACGTATCCGGAGTTGACGCCTTTGGCGAAGGTGATGAGGTCGGGGGCGACGACCTCGCCGTCCTCGGCGAGGGACTGGAACGCGAACCAGCCGCCCGTGCGGCCGAACCCGGCCATCACCTCGTCGAAGATGAGGACGATGCCGTACTCGTCGGCCAGGGCCCGCACCCCCGCCAGATAGCCGGGCGGTGGGACCAGCACGCCGGCGGTGCCGGGCACGGTCTCGATCAGGATGGCGGCGATCGACGCGGGACCCTCGGCCTGGATGACCCGGCGGAGGTGGTGCAGAGCGCGCTCGCCCTCCTCCTCCACGCTGGCCGACCAGAACTCCGAGCGGTACGCGAACGGGCCGAAGAAGTGCGCGTGGCCGCGCGAGTACTCGTTGGGGATGCGCCGCCAGTCTCCGGTCGCGACGATCGCGGCGCCTGTGTTGCCGTGGTACGAGCGGTACATCGAGAGCACCTTGTCGCGCCCCGTGTAGAGGCGGGCCATGCGGATGGCGTTCTCGTTCGCATCCGCCCCGCCGTTGGTGAAGAACACCTTCGTGAAGCCGTCGCCGGCCCGGGCGAGGATGCGCTCGGCCGCCTGGCCCCGGGTCAGGTTCGCGAACGCGGGCCCGACGGTCGCGAGCACGTCGGCCTGCTCCTTGATGGCGGCGACCACGGCGGGATGTTGGTGCCCGATGTTGGTGTTGACGAGCATGCTCGAGAAGTCGAGGTACTCATGCCCCTCGAAGTCCCAGACCGTCGAGCCGGCTCCCCCGGCGATGACCATGGGCTTGAGCGACCCCTGGGCCGACCAGGAGTGGAAGACGTGGGCGCGATCGAGCTCGAGGGCGAGCTGCTGGTCGGCGGGGTCGAGAGTCACGGTGTGTCCTTCGTGGTGTGGTGCGGGTGGTGCGGTGGTGGTGCGGGTCGTGCGATCCCCGATCCGTCACTTTCGGCTGGTGCGGAGGCCCGCGACTAGCCGAAAGTGACGGATCAGGGGTGGGGAGGACGGCTAGTTGCCGCCCTCCTTCAGCTCGACGGTGATGGGCGCGAAGTCGGCGCCGTTGACGTCGACCCCCTCGTCCTTCAGCTCCTGGAGCGCCTTCTCGACGTACTCGTTCGAGTAGGCCGACTCCGGCGGGTCGGAGGTGATGATGGTGGAGCCGGTCTCGTTCGGCGTGCCCTTCGCGATCGAGACCGTCTGGTCCCACTCGTCCTGGTTGATCATGCCGACGCCGTTCTCGCTGGGCCAGATCAGCTTGTTGACCTCGTTGGTCATCCAGAGCTGGTGGCTCGCCCCGAGCTGGGAGCCGGAGTCGGTGACGATGGTCGCCGCCTCCTGCGGGTTGTCGCGCGCGTACGCCCAGCCCTTGATCGACGCCTTGATGAACTTCACCGCGGTGTCGGCGTAGTCGGAGTCGCTCGAGAGCCGGTCGGAGTCGGCCCAGATCGCATCCTGGAGCATCGCCGTGCCCTCGTCGTTCCAGTTGATGACGTTGAGGTCGCTCGGCTGGTACAGCTTGCCCGTGGCGGGGTTCACCGTCTCGAGCACCTGGGCGTACTCGTTGTACGTCATCGCCTGCGCGGCATCGATGTCACCGGCCAGGAATCCGTTCATGTCGAACGCCTGCTGCACGAGCGAGATGTCGGGCAGCGCGACTCCGGCCTTGTTCATGCCGGCGAAGAGCTCCCACTCGTTGCCGTAGCCCCAGCTGCCCACGGTGTGGCCCTTGAGCGCGGCGGCATCGGTGATGTTCTTGTCCTTGAACGAGATCTGCGTGGTGCCCGACCGCTCGAAGATCTGCGCGATGTCGGTGACCGCGGCGCCCTGCTCGATCGAGCCGAGCACCTTGGGCACCCAGGAGATCGCGAAGTCGGCGTCGCCCGAGGTGAGGACGTCGATCGGGACGATGTCGGCCGCGCCCTCGAGGATCTGGACGTCGAGGCCCTCGTCCTTGTAGTACCCCTGCGACAGCGCGGCGTAGTAGCCGGCGAACTGCGCCTGCGAGTACCACTGCAGCTGCAGCTTGACGGGGGTCAGGTCGCCCGACGCCGAATCGGTCGACGACGTGTCGTCGGAGCCGCCGGTCGAACAGCCGGCGAGCGCGAGCGCCGTGATGGCGAGCGCGCTGGCGCCGGTGATGAGTCGTGTGCTGCGTTTCACTGCTTTCCTCCTTGATGCTGGTGCTTCGGATGTGGTGCGGTGCTGCCTCCGGCCGATCGGTGCGTCTCGGCCGGGTCTCCCGGATCAGGTCGCGGGACGATGGCGTCGGGTGACGAGCCGCTCCAGCGCCAGCGTGGCGCAGTAGAAGACGAGTCCGACGAGGATGGCGCCGAGGACGTACGCCCAGGCGAGGCTGTAGTTGCTGCTCGACGCCGCGGTGGTGATCGACTTGCCGAGCCCGCCCACGGGTCCGCCGAAGTACTCCGCGATGAGGGCGGAGATGACGGCGAGGCTCGACGCGATGCGCAGGCCTGTGAAGAGGAACGGCAGCGCTCCGGGGAGCGTGACGTACCGGGTGGTCTGCCACGGCGACGCCGCGTAAGCGGTCATGAGGTCCCGGTGGACCGGACGGACCTGACGGAGGCCGCGCAGCGTGTTGAGGTACATCGGGATGAAGACCGCGATGGCCGCGACCAGCTGACGCCCGGTCTCGACGTTGGCGCCGAACATCGAGTACAGCACCGGCGCGAGCGCCACGATCGGCACCACCGCGATGGCGGCGATGACGGCCGCGCTCAGCTCGTCGATGACCTTCACCAGGGCCGCGACGATGGCGAACACGATGCCCACGACCGCCCCGAGGACGAGTCCGACCAGGGCGTTGCCGCCGGTCACCAGCGCCCCCTGGACCACGGTCGGGAGGTTGGCGCCGAACGACTGCCCGATCGCCGCCGGGGACGGCACGACGAACGGCTTCACGTCGAGCAGCACCACGACGAGCTGCCACAGCGCGAGCGCGACGATGCCGAGCACCACCGGCGCCACGATGGTGCGCGCGAGGCTCGACGAGTCCCTCATCGGTTCTCCACTCCCTTGACGCCCACCGGCGCCTCGCCGTGGAGGAGCTCGCGCACCTTGCTCACGGCGTCGAAGAAGCCGGCCTCCTCGCGCAGGCCCTCGCCGCGCTCCTCGGCCGAGCCGAGCTTCACGGGGAGGATGTCGCGGATGCGGCCCGGTCGCGGCGACATCACGACCACGCGGTCGGAGAGGTACACCGCCTCCGGGATGGAGTGGGTCACGAACACCACGGCCGCTCCGGTCTCGCCGCAGATGCGCAGGAGCTCGGTCTGCATCCGCTCGCGCGTCATCTCGTCGAGCGCGCCGAACGGCTCGTCCATGAGCAGCAGCTTCGGGCTCTCGGCGAGCGCCCGGGCGATCGCGACGCGCTGCTGCATGCCTCCGGAGAGCTGGTCGGGGTAGTTGTCGGCGAAGTCGCCGAGGCCCACCATGCCGAGCAGCTCGTCCGACCGGGCGCGGCGGGCCTGCGGCGACACCTTGTGCAGCTCGAGCGGGAGCTCGATGTTGCCGCGCACGGTGCGCCAGGGCAGGAGTCCCGCCTGCTGGAAGGCGATGCCGTACTCCTGGTCGATCCGGGCCTGACGGGCCGTCTTGCCGAAGACCGTCAGCGTGCCGGTGGACGGGGTCTCGAGGTCGGCGATGAGCCGGAGGAGAGTCGACTTGCCGCATCCGGACGGCCCGATGAGCGAGACGAACTCGCCCGGCGCGACGGTGAGGTCGATCTTCTCCAGCGCCGTCACGGTCGCCTTCTTCTTCGTGGTGAAGATCTTGTCGACCCCCGTCACCTGGACGGCGGCCTCTGTCGTGCTCGCGTCGGTCACGCGGGCACCTCCCCTCTGCGGAATCGGCGGAGCACCAGGCCGATGAGGCCGATGAAGCCGGCGGCGATGAGGCCGACGACGATGGCTCCGAAGATTGGAGCCCAGGTGCGTGCGGGATCCCCCGACGCCTGCTGGGCGAACTCGATGATCATGCGGCCGATCCCGCCGCGCAGCCCGATGGAGACCTCGGCGACGACCGTGCCGATGACGGCGTTGGCGGCGGCGAGGCGGAGCGCCGGGAGCAGGTAGGGCACGCTCGCCGGGAGGCGGAGCCGGAACAGCGTGCGCCACCAGCCCACGGAGTAGGTGCGGAAGAGCTCGACGTGGATGCGATCGGGCGAGTTCAGTCCGCGGAGCGCTCCGACCGACACCGGGAAGAACGCGAGGTAGGAGGCGATCACGGCCACCGACATCCAGTCGGCCCAGCTGAACGAGCCGATCTCGATCTGCGACCCCCAGCGCTTCACGAGCGGGGCGATGGCGATGAGGGGCACGGTCTGGCTGAGGATGATCCACGGCAGGACCGCTGACTCGGCGGTCCGGAAGCGCTGCATGAGGATCGCGAGCAGCATCCCGACGACGACGCCCACGACCCAGCCCACCGCGGCGATGCCGAGCGAGAAGGCCGAGGCCTCCAGCACGGCGCCGAACACGGTCTTGCCCTTGTTGCCCTGGACGGCCTGACCGAAGCTGGCCACCATGTCCCAGACGTGCGGCATCGCGATGTCGGTGGTGCGCGGGAGGACGGTCAGCCCCCCCACGACCACTCCGCCGGACGGTCCGACCGCCTTGTAGAGCTCCCAGAGGACGACCAGCAGCACCACGCCGGCCGCCCCCAGCAGCACCCCGCGAAGGGCCGTCCTGCTCATGACTTGGCCGTGATGTGGTCGCGCAGGGCGGGCATGACGGTCTCGCCGTAGACGCGGAGGGTCTCCTCCTTGTTGTCGTGCTGCAGGTAGCCGGCGAACTGGGTGACCCCGATCTCCGCGTACTGCTTCAGCTTCTCGATGTGCTGCTCGGCCGTGCCCAGGACGCAGAACCGGTCGACGATCTCGTCCGGCACGAACGTGGTGTGCGAGTTGCCCGCACGGCCGTGCTCGTTGTAGTCGTAGCCCTCTCGGCCCTTGATGTAGTCGGTGAGCGCCTGCGGCACCGCGCCGTCGGATCCGTACTTCGAGACGATGTCCGCGACATGGTTGCCGACCATCCCGCCGAACCAGCGGCACTGGTCGCGCATGTGCTCCCAGTCGTCGCCGATGTAGAACGGAGCGGCGACGCAGAAGGCGATCTCGTCGGGATCGCGCCCGACGTTCTCGGCCGCGGCCCGCACGTGGTCGATCATCCACTTGGCGATGTCGATGTCGCCGCACTGCAGGATGAACCCGTCGCCGACCTCTCCGGTGAGCTTCAGGGCGAGGGGGCCGTAGGCGGCCACCCACACGTCGAGCTCGGAGCCGTGGCTCCACGGGAACTGGAGCGTCGCACCGTTGTACTCGACCGCGCGCGAGTTCGCGAGCTCGCGGATGACGTGGATCGACTCGCGCAGCGTCTTCAGCGTCGTCGGCGCGCCGTTGGTGACGCGCACCGCGGAGTCACCGCGGCCGATGCCGCAGATCGTGCGGTTTCCGTACATCTCGTTGAGGGTCGCGTAGTGCGAGGCCGTGACGGTCCAGTCGCGGGTGGCGGGGTTCGTCACCATCGGGCCGACCTTGATCTTGTGCGTCTCCGCGAGGATCTGGCTGTAGATCACGTACGGCTCCTGCCAGAGCAGGTGCGAGTCGAAGGTCCAGAAGTAGTCGAAGCCGTACTGCTCGCTGAGCTTCGCGAGCCCGACCGTGCGGGCCGCGGGTGGGTTGGTCTGGACGACCGCGCCGAATTCCATGCTGTGTGTCTCCTCGGATCCGGTGGGTGGATGGGGGTGGGCCGCTCAGACCAGGTACTGGCTCAGACCGCGCTTGAAGTACTTGCCGTCGCCCTTCGCGCCGATGTACTGGTCGTCGTCGACGATGACCTTGCCGCGCGAGAGCACGGTGTCGACGTGGCCGTCGATCTCGTAGCCCTCCCAGGCGGAGTAGTCCATGTTCATGTGGTGCGCCTTGCCCAGGCCGATCGAGGTGTGGCCGTTCGGGTCGTAGACCACGATGTCGGCGTCCGCTCCGGGCTGGATGACGCCCTTCTTGCCGTACATGCCGAACATGCGCGCGGGGGTCGTGGAGGTGATCTCGACCCAGCGCTCGAGGGTGATCTGACCGGTCACGACGCCCTGGTACATGAGGTCCATCCGGTTCTCGACCGAGCCGATCCCGTTCGGGATCTTGGAGAAGTCGCCGATTCCCATGTCCTTCTGCCCCTTCATGCAGAACGGGCAGTGGTCGGTGGAGACCATCTGGATGTCGTTGGTGCGCAGCGACTGCCACATGTGGTGCTGGTGCCCCTCGTGCTTCGAGCGCAGCGGCGTCGAGCACACCCACTTGGCGCCCTCGAAGTCGCCCCACTCCTCGCTGGTCGCGCCGAGCTGGTCCTCGAGGGAGAGGTAGAGGTACTGCGGGCAGGTCTCGCCGAAGACGTTGAGTCCGCGGTCGCGGGCCCCGGCGATCTGCTCGACCGCCTGCTTCGCGCTCACGTGCACCACGTACAGCGGCGCTCCGGTGAGGTCGGCGAGCATGATCGCGCGGTGGGTGGCCTCCTCCTCGGCCTGCCACGGGCGGGTGGTGCCGTGGAAGTAGGGGGTGGTGTTCCCCGCCTCGAGCGCCTGCTTCACGAGCACGTCGATGATCGCGCCGTTCTCGGCGTGCATCATCATCATCGCGCCGTTGGAGGCGCCCTTCTGGAACGCCCGCAGGATCTGGCCGTCGTCGGAGAGGAACACGCCCTTGTAGGCCATGAAGAGCTTGAAGCTCGTCACGCCCTCCTCGATGAGCTCGTCCATGGCGGTGAGCGACGAGTCCTGCACATCCGACAGGATCTGGTGGAAGCCGTAGTCGATCGCGCAGTTGCCCGCCGCCTTCTCGTGCCAGGCGTGGTACTGGTCGAGGATGTTCTGATCCGGGTACTGCACCACGAAGTCGACGATGGAGGTGGTCCCGCCCCACGCCGCGGCGCGGGTGCCGGTCTCGAAGGTGTCCGACGCGAAGGTGCCGCCGAACGGCATCTCCATGTGGGTGTGCGCGTCGATCCCGCCCGGGATCACGTACTTGCCCGTCGCGTCGATCACGGTGTCGACGGTCGACTTCAGGTCGGTCCCGAGCAGCACGCTGCCGGGCTCGAGCACGGCGGCGATGGTCTCGCCGTCGACCAGCACATCGGCCTGTCCGCGCCCCGTGGCGCTGACGACGGTACCGCCGGTGATGAGGGTGGTGGCCATGGGTTCGGGCTCCTTCTCTTCGTCCTCTTCGTCGCTTCGCTGCGAGGTCGGGTCGGCTACGGCTGCGGGATGGCGGTGTACGAGTCGGGACGGCGGTCGCGGTAGAACTGCCAGTCGTCGCGCATCTCCTGGACCATGTCCATCTCGAGGTCGCGGATGAGCAGCTCCTCCTCGGTGCCCGAGCCGCGCTCCCCCACGAAGTTCCCGCGCGGGTCGATCACCTGGCTGGTGCCGTAGAAGTCGACCGCGAGGTCGCCGTACTCGTTGTCCTCGCGACCGACGCGGTTGGGCTGCACCACGAAGTAGCCGTTGGCGACGGCCGCGGCCGGCCCCTCGACCTCCCACAGCCGGTTCGACAGGCCGGGCTTGGTGGCGTTCGGGTTGAAGACGATGTGGGCGCCGTTCAGGCCGAGCTCCCGCCATCCCTCCGGGAAGTGCCGGTCGTAGCAGATGTAGGTGCCGATGCGGCCGACGGCCGTGTCGAACACCGGGTACCCGAGGTTGCCCGGACGGAAGTAGAACTTCTCCCAGAAGCGGTCGACGTGAGGGATGTGGTGCTTGCGGTACTTGCCGAGGATCGTGCCGTCCGCATCCACGACGACGGTGGTGTTGTAGTACACCCCGATCTCGGCCTCCTCGTAGATCGGGAGGACCATGACCATCTCGAGCTCCTTGGCCAGGGCGGCGAAGCGCTGCACGATGGGGCCGTCGGCCGCCTCGGCGTACCGGTAGTACTTCTTGTCCTGCGTGATGCCGAAGTACGGACCATAGAACAGCTCCTGGAAGCAGATGACCTGCGCCCCCTGCTCCTTCGCGTCCCTCGCGAACTGCTCGTGCTTGTCGAGCATCGAGTCCTTGTCGCCCGTCCACGTCGTCTGAGTGAGCGCTGCCCGCACAACCGTCAAGGTGGTTCCTCCCTCTTCTGGCCCAATCGTCCGGATCGCCTCTTTGCGAATCCGATCGTTTTGTTATTATTGAGCCTGAACATTTCCCTTGTGTTTCAGGATGTGACGCGAGCGTAACGAATCCCCTCGCGTCGCGATAGAGGCAGGCAGGTCGACGCATGGACCTCGAGGTCATCACGGACTCGGTGGAGAGCCGGACGCCGGAGGGCATCGCCGCGGCGATCTCCCGGCTGATCAGAGCCGGGGAGCTCGGGCCGGGAGCGCGGCTGCCCACCGTCCGCACCGTCGCCGCGGCGCTCGGCGTCAGCCCCGCGACGGTGAGCAGCGCCTGGCAGGCGCTGTCGGCCGTCGGGCTCATCACCTCGCGGGGACGGGCCGGCAGCTTCGTGCTCGAGGCCAGCACCGCCTGGATGCCGAGGCACTTCGGCGGCCTGGCGGGAGACCACGTCGAGGCGCGCCTCGACCTGTCCTCGGGCACCCCCGATCCGGAGCTGCTGCCCGACCTCGGCCCGGCCCTGACGAAGGTGCCCACGCGGGCCGACACCGCCAGCTACCTCAACTCCCCCGTGCTCCCCGAGCTCGAGCGCACCCTGCGCGCCTCGTGGCCGGCGCCCGTGGCGTCGCTGACGATCGTCGACGGCGCCCTCGACGCCATCTCGCGTGCGCTCGACGCGATCGTCCGGTTCGGCGACCGCGTCGTCGTCGAGGATCCCTGCTTCCCGCCGTTCTTCGACCTGCTCGAGACGCTGGGCTGCGAGCGCGTGCCGGTCGAGGTGGACTCGGAGGGCATGCGGCCGGATGCGCTCGCCAAGGCGCTCGCCCTGGGTCCCGTGGCGATCATCATGCAGCCCCGCGCGCACAACCCGACCGGGGCGTCACTCAGCGCGTCCCGCGCGAAGGAGCTCGCGCGGGTGCTGCGCAGCCACGAGCACCTCGGCGATCCGGTGATCATCGAGGACGACCACTCCGGCGAGATCAGCACCGCCGCCCCGCACAGCATGGGGGCGTGGCTGCCCGCTCGCACGCTGCACGTGCGGAGCTTCGCGAAGTCGCACGGGCCCGACCTCCGCATCGCCGCCCTCGGCGGGCCGGCTCCCCTCGTCGACCGGATCGTCGCACGGCGACTGCTGGGGCCCGGCTGGACCTCGCGGATGCTGCAGACCATCCTCTACGAGCTGCTCACCGCGAGCACGTCGGCCTCGGCCGTGCACGAGGCCCGCCGCGTCTACCACGCCCGCCAGCGCAGCCTCGCCGAGGAGCTGACCCGGCTCGGGGTCGCCCACGAGCCGGCCGACGGGATCAACGCGTGGATCCCCGTCGCCGACGAGCGCGCCGCGATGGTGGCGTTGGCGGCGTCGGGCATCCGCGTCGCCGGTGGTTCGTCGTTCCTCGCCGCGCCGCCGATCACCGGCGCGCCCGCGCACATCCGCGTCACCGCGGGCCGGATCCGGGAGGACTTCGCCCAGGTCGCCGCGCTCATCGCGTCGGCCGCCACCGCCCGCTCGGGCAGCTGGGCGTAGCTCGCGATCGGTCCTCGCGAGCGGGGGTGGCGGGCGGGTTCCGCCCGCTGGGCGCCGCGTCGCCGCCCCCGCGCGAGCGACGCCGCCTCAGGCGGGCGCAACCCGCGGTGCGCGTCAGACGGCGGCGCGGAGGAGGACCTTCTCGACGGCGGCCCGCAGCTCGGGGACGAGGTCGACCTCGCCCGCGGCGTCGGCCTCGAGCAGGGCGCGGGCCTGGTCGGCGTCTCCCGCGGCGAACCAGCCGGCCACCGTGACCCCGTGCTCCGGACGCGAGATGACCTCGATCGGGTCACCCGTCCTCACGTCGCCGCTCTTCACGACCCGCAGGTAGGCGCCCGGGCGCCCCGCCTCGTCGAACCGGCGCACCCAGCGCGGCTCGCGCATCCGCCGGGCGAAGGTCGCGCAGGGGGTGCGGGGTGAGGCGACCTCGAGCACGAGGGTGTCGCCCACCCGCCAGCGCTCGCCGATGACCGCGCCCGATGCCTCGACGCCGTCGACCCGCAGGTTCTCACCGAACAGTCCCGGCGGGATCTCGCGACCGAGCTCCCCCGCCCAGTAGGCGGCGTCGTCCTCCGAGTACGCGTAGACGGCCTTCGTGCGGCCGCCGTGGTGCTTGCGGCTCACCTGCACGTCGCCGCGGAGACCGTACGGCCCCACGCGGACCGGCTCGTCGGTCGGACGCTTGTCGATGGCCGTGACGCCGTCGGTCCCGGCATCGGGCAGCAGCTGGTGGACGACGCAGACGGCGGACACGAGACCCATCGACACAGAGTACGCGAGCTCGCCCCGCCGACGTGAGTCGCGCGGATGTGCCCCTCCCGACCCGGCAGAATGGACCCGTGCGGATCACAGTGCTTGCGGGCGGCGTCGGCGGTGCGAAGTTCCTCCTGGGGCTTCGCGATCATCTCGCGGAGCGCTGGCCCGACGGCGACGGGGGCACCACCGCGGAGGTCGACGTGGTCGTCAACACCGGCGACGACATGTGGCTCGCCGGCCTCAAGGTCTGCCCCGACCTCGACTCGATCATGTACGCCCTCGGCGGCGCCAACGACACCGAGCGCGGCTGGGGCCGCGCCGACGAGACCGAGCGGGTCAGCGCCGAGCTCACCGCCTACGGCATCGGATGGCCGTGGTTCACCCTCGGCGACCTCGACCTGGCCACCCACATCGCGCGCTCCAGCCTCCTGCGCGACGGCCTCACGCTGACCGAGGTGACCGCCCGCCTGGCCGAGCGCTGGAACCTCGGCGTGCGCCTGCTGCCGATGAGCGACCAGCCGGTCGAGACGCACGTCGAGATCACCGTCGACGGCAAACGCCGCATCGTGCACTTCGAGGAGTGGTGGGTGAAGTACCGCGCCACCGTCCCCGCGCAGCGCTTCATCCAGGTCGGCCTCGACAAGGCGGTGGCGAACCCGCTCGCCGTGCGCTCCCTCGAGCGCGCTGACGTCATCCTGTTCGCCCCCTCGAACCCCGTGGTGTCGATCGGCACCATCCTGGAGCTGCGCGGCATGAGGCAGGCGCTCGACCGCGCCGGCGCGCCGATCGCCGGCGTCTCCCCCATCATCGGCGGCTCCGCGGTGCGCGGCATGGCCGACCAGTGCCTCACGGCGATCGGCGTCGAGACCACGGCGGCCGCGGTCGCGAAGCACTACGGCGCGCGCGGGCGCGGCGGCGTGCTCGACGCGTGGCTGATCGACGGCATCGACGAGCCGTCGGCGCGCGTGATCGAGGCCGCGGGCATCCGCACCTCGGTCGTGCCGCTGTGGATGACGGATGCGACGACGAGCGCTCAGCTCGCCTCCGACGCCCTCGACGCCGCCTTCGCCGTCCCCCGGCGCTAGACCGCGCACACTCTCGCTGCGCCGCGTCCGCGAGCCCCCTTAAGCGGCTTTGTCCGCCTTTCCGTCCCCGATCGGCGAGATCAGGACGGAAAGGCGGACAAAGCCCGAGAGGT encodes:
- a CDS encoding YceD family protein, yielding MLNVRDLEGRPGEMREKDLDITLSERMGEGLLAVQQGSTLHVDARLESVHEGILVTAEVTAVADGECGRCLREISQPVEVEFQELFAYPSEEAFDSVVEADHVDLEPLVRDAVVLSLPFQPVCSPDCPGLDPATGERLQENAVGAAPSDVDPRWAALAGLAASADPDDEKH
- a CDS encoding LysR family transcriptional regulator, whose translation is MDVRRLELLRELAERGSITEVARATHRTPSAVSQQLRVLEREAGLPLTEKSGRGIVLTDAGRALARSAADIAVAIERAEALWDEFRNDPTGEVSLSTFPTGGQMLLPGLVKRLDSLGGLVLTCADRDVDSAEFPLLTADFDIVLAHSPTDPPQNWNSTEVTAVKLMTEPLDIALPPGHPLAQKEVLDPEDLVGEQWIGVPWGYPFERTIHDISAAAGSPMDVVQRFGDTRVTEAFVAAGLGVAVLPCYTAGGAYRDQIVLRNLRGVVAERHIYALMRPDRAERLAVRTVIDALRAEAAEVIDANRHRNPPTE
- a CDS encoding aspartate aminotransferase family protein; translation: MTLDPADQQLALELDRAHVFHSWSAQGSLKPMVIAGGAGSTVWDFEGHEYLDFSSMLVNTNIGHQHPAVVAAIKEQADVLATVGPAFANLTRGQAAERILARAGDGFTKVFFTNGGADANENAIRMARLYTGRDKVLSMYRSYHGNTGAAIVATGDWRRIPNEYSRGHAHFFGPFAYRSEFWSASVEEEGERALHHLRRVIQAEGPASIAAILIETVPGTAGVLVPPPGYLAGVRALADEYGIVLIFDEVMAGFGRTGGWFAFQSLAEDGEVVAPDLITFAKGVNSGYVPAGGVIISPAIAEQFDDAVYPGGLTYSGHPLAMAAIVGTLDAMESEGIVAHAAHVGADLLAPGLAELAEKHRTIGDVRGLGVFWALDLVADRDSREPLSASGVGALKSDLLARGLLPFTADNRIHVVPPCVVTDDEVARALAIYDEAFTAFENA
- a CDS encoding ABC transporter substrate-binding protein; protein product: MKRSTRLITGASALAITALALAGCSTGGSDDTSSTDSASGDLTPVKLQLQWYSQAQFAGYYAALSQGYYKDEGLDVQILEGAADIVPIDVLTSGDADFAISWVPKVLGSIEQGAAVTDIAQIFERSGTTQISFKDKNITDAAALKGHTVGSWGYGNEWELFAGMNKAGVALPDISLVQQAFDMNGFLAGDIDAAQAMTYNEYAQVLETVNPATGKLYQPSDLNVINWNDEGTAMLQDAIWADSDRLSSDSDYADTAVKFIKASIKGWAYARDNPQEAATIVTDSGSQLGASHQLWMTNEVNKLIWPSENGVGMINQDEWDQTVSIAKGTPNETGSTIITSDPPESAYSNEYVEKALQELKDEGVDVNGADFAPITVELKEGGN
- a CDS encoding ABC transporter permease encodes the protein MRDSSSLARTIVAPVVLGIVALALWQLVVVLLDVKPFVVPSPAAIGQSFGANLPTVVQGALVTGGNALVGLVLGAVVGIVFAIVAALVKVIDELSAAVIAAIAVVPIVALAPVLYSMFGANVETGRQLVAAIAVFIPMYLNTLRGLRQVRPVHRDLMTAYAASPWQTTRYVTLPGALPFLFTGLRIASSLAVISALIAEYFGGPVGGLGKSITTAASSSNYSLAWAYVLGAILVGLVFYCATLALERLVTRRHRPAT
- a CDS encoding ABC transporter ATP-binding protein; translated protein: MTDASTTEAAVQVTGVDKIFTTKKKATVTALEKIDLTVAPGEFVSLIGPSGCGKSTLLRLIADLETPSTGTLTVFGKTARQARIDQEYGIAFQQAGLLPWRTVRGNIELPLELHKVSPQARRARSDELLGMVGLGDFADNYPDQLSGGMQQRVAIARALAESPKLLLMDEPFGALDEMTRERMQTELLRICGETGAAVVFVTHSIPEAVYLSDRVVVMSPRPGRIRDILPVKLGSAEERGEGLREEAGFFDAVSKVRELLHGEAPVGVKGVENR